From one Ignavibacteria bacterium genomic stretch:
- the pckA gene encoding phosphoenolpyruvate carboxykinase (ATP) yields MQEDNTTLRNSLAEQGLENLGDISYNLTTPELYEHALLYDEGILSRYGALCVNSVPYTGRRANDKFIVDEPGSSKDVWWGTVNKQFSIEKFNALKTRVYAYLQGRDVYVQDLIAGSDPSLKLPVRFIQEHAYHSLFVKNMFIEPTADELESFVPGFTVITVPEFKAIPAIDGTRSEAFIILSFEQKLVLIGGTSYAGENKKSIFTVLNYLMPKQGVMSMHCSANVGLSGDTALFFGLSGTGKTTLSTDPDRALIGDDEHGWSDDGVFNYEGGCYAKVINLSAEAEPIIFNLSRTFGTILENVDIDEETRLVDYESQKYTENTRASYSREMIKNITPDNRGGHPKNIVFLTADAFGVMPPISRLSPEQAMYHFLSGYTAKVAGTEAGVKEPSATFSTCFGAPFMVHHPSVYANLLRDKINAHGCKVWLVNTGWSGGPYGVGKRMKIAFTRAMLKAALGGELDKVEFVKDGYFNLDIPTSCPDVPAEVLNPRNTWTDKDAYDKQAAHLVGLFKKNFEQFADSVSEEVSGTMG; encoded by the coding sequence ATGCAAGAAGATAACACAACACTCCGCAACAGTCTCGCCGAACAAGGTTTAGAAAACTTAGGCGACATTAGTTACAACCTTACAACTCCGGAATTATACGAGCATGCGTTACTGTACGATGAAGGCATTCTTAGCAGGTATGGTGCCTTGTGCGTAAACAGTGTGCCGTACACAGGCAGACGCGCAAACGATAAGTTCATCGTGGACGAACCGGGATCAAGTAAGGATGTTTGGTGGGGCACCGTGAACAAGCAATTCAGTATTGAGAAGTTTAATGCTCTGAAGACCAGGGTATATGCTTACTTACAAGGGCGTGATGTGTATGTTCAGGATTTGATTGCAGGTTCCGATCCGTCATTGAAACTTCCTGTACGTTTTATTCAGGAGCACGCATACCATTCGCTGTTTGTAAAAAATATGTTTATCGAGCCAACAGCTGATGAACTGGAATCTTTTGTACCCGGATTTACCGTCATTACTGTGCCCGAGTTTAAGGCTATTCCTGCGATAGACGGAACTCGAAGTGAAGCCTTCATCATCTTGTCATTCGAACAAAAACTTGTTCTCATTGGTGGCACGTCGTATGCCGGTGAGAATAAAAAGTCAATCTTCACTGTCCTGAACTACCTGATGCCAAAACAAGGCGTAATGAGTATGCATTGTTCAGCTAATGTTGGGTTAAGTGGTGACACAGCCCTGTTTTTTGGTCTATCGGGTACCGGGAAAACCACGCTGTCAACCGACCCGGATCGCGCCTTAATCGGAGACGACGAGCACGGCTGGAGTGATGACGGTGTGTTCAATTACGAAGGAGGCTGTTATGCAAAGGTTATTAATCTGAGCGCGGAAGCAGAGCCGATTATCTTTAACCTTTCAAGGACCTTTGGAACAATACTCGAGAATGTGGATATTGATGAAGAAACCCGGCTTGTTGACTATGAGTCACAGAAGTACACCGAAAACACGAGGGCTTCATATTCTCGTGAAATGATTAAGAATATCACACCCGATAACCGCGGCGGTCATCCCAAGAATATTGTCTTCCTGACTGCGGATGCATTTGGTGTTATGCCACCAATATCACGGCTAAGTCCTGAACAGGCAATGTATCACTTCCTTAGCGGATATACAGCCAAGGTTGCCGGTACAGAAGCCGGTGTTAAAGAACCGTCGGCAACATTTAGTACATGCTTCGGCGCACCGTTCATGGTACACCACCCAAGCGTATATGCCAACCTCCTTCGCGACAAAATCAACGCTCATGGGTGCAAGGTCTGGTTAGTAAACACCGGTTGGAGCGGTGGGCCGTATGGAGTGGGTAAGAGAATGAAAATAGCCTTTACCCGTGCAATGCTGAAAGCAGCCCTGGGCGGGGAACTGGACAAGGTGGAGTTTGTAAAGGACGGCTACTTCAATCTTGATATTCCAACATCGTGCCCGGATGTTCCCGCCGAGGTTCTAAACCCGCGGAACACGTGGACGGATAAAGATGCGTACGACAAGCAGGCTGCTCATCTGGTGGGTTTGTTTAAAAAGAATTTTGAGCAGTTTGCCGATAGTGTGAGCGAAGAAGTGTCCGGCACAATGGGATAG
- the rodA gene encoding rod shape-determining protein RodA, with product MPTPYLYEGNDDGLQRTVSDMIDWGLFLAVIAVLGLGLISIYSSVFTSDPGIFRNQVIYAFVGLASGTIAFFIRERWIKGLAFPIYILSVLLLIAVLTPLGHEVNGQRCWIKLGSFTFQPSEFAKVATIFAMARVATRKGFSISTLRDFATIVSLILPPLALIMLQPDTGSATVFFAILMGVLLWVGADLFILYVLTCIPFIGVAALYSTLFDNIWWFAGIAAAVCGGVFFFRKGVIPKVIAILLLIGIGLSVEPVFDKLETYQQNRLITLFEPERNPRGEGYHVIQSMLAVGSGGLSGKGFLKGTQTQLRYIPEQWTDFIFCVPTEEFGFIGGVLVIALLASIILRSFNIAGSVRTQFASVIAVGFGTMLLYHTLINIGMAIGIVPVMGIPLPFLSAGGTSLIINLTVVGLLMNFYKTRKRRRAGAAA from the coding sequence ATGCCAACACCATATTTATATGAAGGTAACGATGACGGTTTACAGCGGACAGTAAGCGACATGATTGACTGGGGGTTGTTTCTGGCCGTAATTGCTGTTTTGGGGCTGGGCTTGATATCAATTTACAGTTCAGTGTTCACGTCGGATCCGGGTATTTTTCGAAATCAGGTTATTTATGCCTTTGTTGGATTGGCTTCCGGAACTATTGCTTTTTTTATTCGAGAGCGATGGATAAAGGGGCTTGCATTCCCGATATATATCCTGTCGGTACTTCTTCTGATTGCCGTACTCACACCGTTAGGCCATGAAGTAAACGGTCAGCGATGTTGGATTAAGCTCGGGTCGTTCACGTTTCAGCCGTCGGAGTTTGCCAAGGTCGCCACGATATTTGCGATGGCACGTGTAGCTACCCGCAAGGGATTTAGCATATCAACACTTCGGGATTTTGCCACAATCGTATCGTTAATCCTTCCGCCATTAGCGCTTATCATGTTGCAGCCCGACACCGGGTCAGCTACCGTTTTTTTTGCAATTCTGATGGGAGTACTGTTATGGGTTGGTGCTGACCTTTTCATACTCTACGTTTTAACATGTATTCCATTTATCGGTGTTGCCGCTCTGTACAGTACCTTATTCGACAATATTTGGTGGTTTGCCGGAATAGCTGCTGCTGTGTGTGGCGGAGTGTTTTTCTTTAGAAAAGGTGTTATACCAAAAGTAATTGCCATCCTGCTTTTGATTGGCATTGGTTTGTCAGTCGAACCTGTATTTGATAAGCTGGAAACATACCAGCAGAACCGCCTGATTACTCTGTTCGAACCGGAACGTAATCCGCGTGGAGAGGGATACCACGTTATTCAGAGCATGCTTGCTGTTGGGTCCGGTGGGCTATCGGGCAAGGGTTTTTTAAAGGGTACGCAAACGCAGCTTCGCTACATACCGGAGCAATGGACTGACTTTATCTTCTGTGTCCCCACTGAGGAATTTGGTTTTATTGGTGGTGTACTGGTGATAGCATTGCTGGCATCAATCATCCTGCGGTCATTTAATATAGCAGGCAGTGTACGCACTCAGTTTGCATCGGTGATTGCAGTAGGGTTTGGTACTATGTTGTTATACCACACCCTGATTAACATTGGTATGGCAATTGGAATTGTACCTGTTATGGGAATTCCACTGCCGTTTTTAAGTGCCGGCGGTACGTCACTGATCATCAACCTCACCGTGGTAGGCTTACTGATGAATTTTTACAAAACACGGAAACGCCGCCGGGCAGGTGCCGCTGCGTGA
- a CDS encoding phosphoribosylaminoimidazolesuccinocarboxamide synthase, whose product MPVHSTSIKSYPLLHRGKVRDVYQAQDNLLLVATDRISAFDVIMSEPIPGKGNILTSISTFWFNYLRDVVPNHFISTDLRLLNLTDEEFTQLNGRTMIVKRTQPILLECVVRGYISGGGWKEYRTTGSVCGIQLPDNLVESDKLPEPIFTPTTKAAVGHDESVTFTEAAQIVGRSVADTIRTLSLELYRRGAEYASMKGLILADTKFEFGVDSTGDIILIDEVLTPDSSRYWLSSEYQPGKAQHNFDKQILRDYLEEIQWNKQPPPPLLPAEIIEGTRQRYLEAQRMLTGQ is encoded by the coding sequence ATGCCAGTGCACAGCACCTCTATAAAATCGTATCCACTGCTACATCGTGGTAAGGTACGCGACGTTTATCAGGCACAAGACAATTTACTGCTTGTTGCTACCGACAGGATAAGTGCGTTCGACGTTATTATGTCGGAGCCCATTCCCGGCAAAGGCAACATATTAACGTCTATTAGCACCTTTTGGTTTAACTACCTGCGTGACGTTGTCCCGAATCACTTTATAAGCACAGACCTCCGGTTACTAAACCTGACCGATGAGGAGTTTACCCAGCTCAATGGTCGTACAATGATTGTTAAGCGTACGCAGCCAATCCTGCTTGAATGTGTTGTGCGGGGCTACATTTCCGGAGGTGGTTGGAAGGAATACAGGACTACCGGATCGGTATGCGGGATACAATTGCCGGATAACCTTGTTGAAAGTGACAAGCTGCCGGAGCCGATTTTTACGCCAACAACCAAGGCAGCCGTTGGCCATGATGAAAGTGTTACGTTCACCGAAGCTGCACAAATTGTTGGACGTAGCGTCGCAGATACAATCCGAACACTTAGTCTTGAGTTATACAGACGTGGTGCAGAGTATGCTTCTATGAAGGGACTCATCCTTGCTGATACCAAGTTTGAATTCGGGGTTGACTCGACGGGTGATATTATCCTTATTGACGAAGTACTTACTCCTGACTCTTCCAGGTATTGGCTTTCATCCGAATATCAGCCCGGCAAAGCACAGCACAATTTTGACAAACAGATCCTCCGCGATTATCTGGAAGAGATACAGTGGAACAAACAGCCTCCGCCCCCCTTGCTCCCGGCAGAAATCATTGAGGGAACCAGACAACGATATTTGGAAGCACAACGAATGCTAACAGGACAGTGA
- the ettA gene encoding energy-dependent translational throttle protein EttA, producing MSVTDPQKIIFSMVGVGKVYKPNRQVLRDIYLSFFYGAKIGVLGLNGAGKSTLLKIIAGLDEDYLGEITKNKDVTFGYLPQEPELDANKTVREIVEEGAAETVNLLREYNAISEQFADPDADFDVLLEKQGKLQEKIEALDAWDIDSKLEMAMDALRCPPPDAKIAVISGGERRRVALVRLLLQKPDVLLLDEPTNHLDAESVAWLEQHLHNYEGTVIAVTHDRYFLDNVAGWILELDNGHGIPFEGNYTSWLEQKQKRLELEEKQESKRQKALKEELEWVRLNPKGRHAKSKARIGAYEKLLSEETVKRSEEREIFIPPGPRLGDVVIEANGISKSFGDKILYENLSFSLPPGGIIGIVGPNGAGKTTLFKMITKQLEPDSGTFTIGDTVVLGYIDQNRPLDPKKTIWEEISGGLDVLTLGKREMPSRAYVARFNFSGSDQQKPVGQISGGERNRVHLAKMLKEGANVLLLDEPTNDLDVNTLRALEEALLDFAGCAVVISHDRWFLDRIATHILAFEGDSNVIWFEGNYSQYEEDRHRRLGTSADRPHRITYRKLTRD from the coding sequence ATGTCAGTTACAGATCCCCAAAAAATCATCTTTAGCATGGTTGGCGTTGGCAAGGTTTATAAACCGAACCGCCAGGTGCTGCGCGATATTTATCTGAGTTTTTTCTATGGTGCAAAAATCGGTGTTCTGGGTTTAAATGGCGCCGGGAAATCAACACTACTCAAAATAATTGCCGGATTAGACGAAGATTATCTTGGTGAAATCACCAAGAATAAGGATGTTACATTTGGTTACTTGCCACAGGAACCGGAACTTGATGCCAACAAAACAGTTCGCGAAATTGTTGAAGAGGGTGCTGCCGAAACGGTGAATCTGTTGCGCGAATACAATGCCATTAGCGAGCAGTTCGCAGACCCGGATGCTGATTTTGACGTACTCCTTGAAAAACAGGGGAAACTACAGGAAAAAATCGAAGCCTTGGATGCGTGGGACATCGACTCGAAACTGGAAATGGCAATGGATGCTCTGCGGTGTCCGCCACCCGATGCCAAGATCGCTGTTATCTCTGGCGGTGAGCGGCGGCGCGTAGCCTTGGTTCGACTCCTGTTACAAAAGCCAGACGTACTGCTGCTTGACGAACCCACAAACCATCTGGATGCAGAAAGCGTGGCCTGGCTGGAACAACACCTGCATAACTACGAAGGTACAGTTATTGCCGTAACTCACGATAGATACTTCCTGGATAACGTGGCAGGGTGGATCCTGGAGCTGGATAACGGACATGGCATCCCGTTCGAAGGAAACTATACGTCGTGGCTGGAACAAAAACAAAAGCGACTCGAACTTGAAGAAAAGCAAGAAAGCAAACGTCAAAAAGCTCTTAAGGAAGAGCTGGAATGGGTAAGGCTTAACCCAAAGGGACGTCATGCAAAAAGTAAGGCAAGAATAGGCGCCTATGAAAAGCTCTTATCCGAAGAAACCGTTAAACGCAGCGAAGAACGTGAGATTTTTATTCCGCCCGGACCTCGTCTTGGTGATGTTGTTATAGAAGCAAACGGAATAAGCAAATCCTTTGGTGATAAAATCCTTTACGAAAACCTTTCGTTTTCACTGCCTCCAGGCGGTATTATTGGTATTGTAGGACCGAATGGTGCCGGCAAAACCACACTGTTTAAAATGATCACTAAGCAGCTGGAACCGGATTCCGGAACCTTTACAATTGGTGATACCGTTGTTCTGGGATATATCGATCAGAACCGTCCGCTGGATCCCAAGAAAACAATTTGGGAAGAGATTTCAGGCGGACTTGATGTGTTAACGCTTGGGAAACGCGAAATGCCGTCCCGTGCCTACGTTGCACGCTTTAACTTTAGCGGTTCTGATCAGCAGAAGCCGGTAGGACAAATCTCAGGCGGTGAACGGAACAGGGTGCATCTTGCCAAAATGCTGAAGGAAGGGGCTAACGTTTTGCTTTTGGACGAGCCAACCAACGATTTGGATGTGAACACTTTGCGCGCCCTGGAAGAAGCACTGCTGGATTTTGCAGGGTGTGCGGTTGTCATTAGTCACGACCGCTGGTTTCTTGACAGAATTGCAACCCATATTCTTGCCTTCGAAGGAGACTCGAATGTAATCTGGTTCGAAGGTAACTACTCGCAATATGAAGAGGATCGTCATCGTCGTTTAGGTACCAGCGCCGACAGGCCTCACAGAATTACATACAGGAAATTAACAAGGGATTAA
- a CDS encoding DUF2007 domain-containing protein produces MVLLTTFNNQVSAQLLESRLKASGVDTKIEVLEGMDTYRVLVFEDDLEEAKEIMESADTADDSDMYIDFDDEMDLDDFDDE; encoded by the coding sequence ATGGTTTTACTTACAACATTCAATAACCAGGTCAGCGCACAGCTGCTGGAGTCGCGCCTGAAAGCATCAGGGGTCGACACCAAGATTGAAGTTCTCGAAGGAATGGATACCTACAGGGTACTCGTCTTCGAAGATGATCTGGAAGAAGCAAAGGAAATCATGGAGTCAGCAGATACCGCCGATGATTCGGACATGTATATTGACTTTGACGATGAAATGGACCTTGATGACTTCGACGACGAGTAG
- a CDS encoding phosphatase PAP2 family protein, producing MQTHPWRTLWSHKHERWMAITTVIVCIAVIAIASRYLQVVEQRQGVVLPDPIHQMVGPYNLTWPTFIVLYGSLITAFIWLRKHPNLMLRGLRAYSILLSLRLLGMYLLALNAPPSMIPLNDPIVQAVASDTGATLTKDLFFSGHTSVMFMAALVMPSLWKRRVFLVLGTLVGVAVVLQHVHYTVDVMVAPMAAITAVMLAGKTTRS from the coding sequence ATGCAAACACACCCTTGGCGTACTCTGTGGAGCCATAAACACGAGCGCTGGATGGCAATTACTACAGTTATTGTCTGTATAGCCGTTATTGCCATTGCCTCGAGGTATCTTCAGGTTGTAGAGCAAAGGCAGGGCGTTGTTCTTCCGGACCCGATACACCAAATGGTGGGTCCGTACAACCTAACCTGGCCTACATTTATCGTCTTGTATGGATCGCTTATTACGGCATTTATCTGGTTGCGCAAGCACCCCAATCTAATGCTGCGAGGTTTGCGTGCCTACTCTATCCTGCTGAGCTTACGGTTACTTGGTATGTATCTGCTGGCATTGAACGCCCCGCCTTCAATGATTCCTCTGAACGATCCGATTGTCCAGGCCGTAGCGTCGGATACCGGGGCAACGCTGACCAAGGATTTATTTTTCTCCGGTCATACCAGTGTAATGTTCATGGCTGCTCTGGTAATGCCGTCACTGTGGAAGCGTAGGGTTTTCCTGGTATTGGGGACACTTGTTGGTGTGGCCGTAGTACTGCAGCATGTTCATTACACGGTAGATGTAATGGTTGCACCAATGGCTGCAATTACCGCCGTTATGCTGGCAGGTAAAACAACACGATCGTAA
- a CDS encoding T9SS type A sorting domain-containing protein — translation MRICCGQNPSPLSIYPNPADDAITVRGMEPGTVYHVVDILGQVVRTLLPDTPELKFSLMDLPPGVYTLVSPQHRTQFIRR, via the coding sequence GTGAGAATTTGCTGTGGACAGAACCCAAGCCCCCTATCCATCTATCCCAACCCTGCCGATGATGCTATCACTGTGCGTGGCATGGAACCCGGAACAGTTTATCACGTTGTTGATATTCTTGGTCAGGTGGTACGCACACTGCTGCCCGATACCCCAGAACTAAAATTCTCCCTCATGGATCTGCCACCCGGGGTGTACACGCTGGTATCACCACAGCACCGTACTCAATTCATACGACGGTAA
- a CDS encoding T9SS type A sorting domain-containing protein gives MMRHKHLLFVPILVISLVTLSHNLHGQDVWRRIDLPEEYRNYILGGIAAKSLMEMVVIARTEPYGGNDVPYCVLYTTNGGADWTTTEVWCGEDSNFPQSIWYLGDDTWYRKMNWAPHRTRGYGNPWKPAPMHLVFDKIQDIDEEYLWLTGDNGESGKDAIDISTDRGASFSLVALDSKSVSRSLAMRTKTEGILAISKYSEDIYNDFTRIYKTDDNWKTMTEIENTGLPLIIYSSLAYAEDSTLILAGRQESINVPGKWHMWRSTDNGVSWVPVEFFNTLNYIQDLYFPEKGAIGYAVSPGNRLYRTTNSGLSWTVVSPPVPVPALDSYIVPFTNNIVFLLRPGTIYYTTTGGVSDVNEATTHDNPSPLSIYPNPADDAITVRGMEPGTAYHVVDILGQVVRTLLPDASELKFSLMDLPPGVYTLVSPLHRIQFIRR, from the coding sequence ATGATGCGACACAAACACCTTCTCTTCGTACCAATACTTGTAATTAGCCTGGTCACACTATCGCACAACCTACATGGACAGGATGTGTGGAGGAGGATTGACCTGCCGGAAGAGTACCGGAACTATATCTTAGGTGGAATAGCGGCGAAAAGTTTAATGGAAATGGTGGTTATTGCGCGCACTGAACCGTATGGAGGGAATGATGTTCCTTATTGTGTTTTATACACGACCAACGGTGGGGCTGACTGGACCACCACTGAAGTATGGTGTGGTGAGGATTCGAATTTCCCACAGAGTATATGGTACCTAGGTGATGATACATGGTACCGGAAAATGAATTGGGCACCGCATAGAACGCGGGGATACGGTAATCCGTGGAAACCTGCACCAATGCACTTAGTGTTCGACAAAATACAGGATATTGATGAGGAGTACTTATGGTTAACAGGTGATAATGGAGAAAGCGGTAAAGATGCAATAGATATTAGTACTGACCGCGGTGCATCATTTTCCCTGGTTGCATTAGATAGTAAATCCGTCAGTCGTAGCCTTGCAATGCGTACGAAAACAGAAGGCATACTTGCAATTAGTAAGTATAGCGAGGACATCTATAACGACTTTACAAGAATATACAAGACAGATGATAACTGGAAAACGATGACGGAGATAGAAAATACAGGATTGCCCCTGATTATATACTCATCCCTTGCCTATGCAGAGGACAGTACGCTGATACTTGCCGGCAGACAGGAAAGCATCAATGTACCGGGTAAGTGGCACATGTGGCGCTCAACTGATAATGGCGTATCGTGGGTCCCGGTAGAGTTCTTTAATACTCTTAATTACATACAAGATTTATATTTTCCGGAGAAAGGTGCCATTGGTTACGCTGTCAGTCCGGGGAACAGATTATACCGCACTACTAATAGCGGTCTATCGTGGACAGTAGTTAGCCCGCCTGTGCCAGTCCCAGCTTTAGACTCCTACATTGTACCGTTCACTAACAACATTGTCTTTTTATTACGCCCCGGTACCATCTACTATACAACTACCGGTGGTGTTTCAGATGTCAATGAAGCTACAACCCACGACAACCCAAGCCCCCTATCCATCTATCCCAACCCTGCCGATGATGCTATCACTGTGCGTGGCATGGAACCCGGAACTGCTTATCACGTTGTTGATATTCTTGGTCAGGTGGTACGCACACTGCTGCCCGATGCTTCAGAACTAAAATTCTCCCTCATGGACCTGCCACCCGGTGTGTACACGCTGGTGTCACCACTACACCGCATACAATTCATCCGACGGTAA
- the pdxA gene encoding 4-hydroxythreonine-4-phosphate dehydrogenase PdxA, with protein sequence MDVTSTTIYVTSGDINGIGLRCLYETLRNHPQLADNLRLVINPDVLRQACEQYNISFSVPVVPVKATCILQPGTEHDDASAHAADSLKVAVDMVMANRCSSLVTLPINKHALNNIGWDFPGQTEYLAAQSGGKPLMIMAYEDLVVALATIHEPLSIVPKLITADLLLSTLQKFNNFLCNDLGISMPRIAVLGLNPHAGESGKMGTEEAAIIRPAIEQAGLLGIRAEGPFPADGFFGFNTFKHYNGVLAMYHDQGLIPLKLYSKGAGVNVTAGLPLVRTSPDHGTAYNAVNSKNIEYESTANAIRMCKQIIERRNSLRNR encoded by the coding sequence ATGGATGTAACCAGCACTACGATTTACGTCACCAGTGGTGATATTAATGGAATTGGTTTACGGTGTCTGTACGAAACACTGCGAAACCATCCGCAATTAGCCGACAACCTGAGACTTGTAATCAACCCTGATGTGTTACGGCAGGCGTGCGAGCAATACAACATCAGCTTTTCTGTCCCTGTAGTACCTGTTAAAGCAACTTGCATTCTGCAACCTGGTACCGAGCACGACGATGCATCGGCACATGCTGCCGATTCGCTTAAAGTAGCGGTGGACATGGTAATGGCCAACCGGTGCTCCAGTCTAGTAACACTACCTATTAACAAGCATGCGCTTAATAACATCGGATGGGATTTCCCCGGTCAGACGGAATACCTTGCCGCACAAAGCGGTGGCAAACCGCTGATGATTATGGCATACGAAGACCTTGTTGTTGCGCTTGCAACGATCCATGAGCCCCTGTCCATAGTACCAAAACTGATTACTGCTGACCTGCTACTGTCAACACTTCAAAAGTTTAATAATTTCCTGTGCAACGATCTGGGAATCAGCATGCCGCGAATTGCCGTCCTTGGCCTGAACCCTCATGCGGGTGAATCCGGAAAAATGGGTACTGAGGAAGCCGCCATAATCAGACCTGCAATTGAGCAGGCTGGTTTACTGGGCATACGTGCAGAGGGTCCATTCCCGGCCGACGGTTTCTTCGGATTCAACACTTTTAAGCATTATAACGGCGTACTGGCAATGTACCACGACCAGGGCCTGATTCCCTTGAAACTATATTCGAAAGGGGCCGGCGTTAACGTGACCGCAGGCCTTCCGCTTGTTCGCACCTCACCCGATCATGGCACTGCATATAATGCCGTGAACAGCAAAAACATCGAGTACGAAAGCACAGCGAATGCTATCAGAATGTGCAAACAAATTATAGAACGCCGAAACAGTTTACGCAACCGTTAG
- the miaB gene encoding tRNA (N6-isopentenyl adenosine(37)-C2)-methylthiotransferase MiaB, whose product MNTDTLTPNDTVVAGQTKPLTSTNTLKVFIETYGCQMNVADSEIVMGILAADGYSMTDTIDDANVILVNTCAVRDNAERRIHERLGHLQFHKKQRDNVVIGLLGCMAERLRSRLLETELVDIVVGPDEFRKVPELVRHALTGEKGIAVRLSKVETYDNIEPLRTDGISAWISIMRGCDKFCTFCVVPFTRGRERSRTLPLITDELKRLADRGFKEVTLLGQNVNSYRDEKTGADFADLLHACAVAVPGMRIRYTTSHPQDMTDSVIQAMAAHDNICKYIHLPVQSGSNRILELMNRTYSIDTYMRRIETIRKLIPECALSTDIIAGFCTETEQDHQDTLEIMRTVRYDGAYMFAYSPRENTKAWKMGDDVPNDVKSRRLTEIIDLQNSISREINQGEIGRIHDVLVEGPSKRNATEWKGRSDTNKTVIFPHSDQADYDVGSIVRVQIERSNSATLFGTRVPKA is encoded by the coding sequence ATGAATACAGATACACTCACACCAAACGATACAGTTGTTGCAGGCCAGACAAAGCCTCTTACCAGCACAAACACCCTAAAGGTGTTTATCGAAACCTATGGTTGCCAGATGAATGTTGCCGATAGCGAAATAGTTATGGGTATTCTTGCTGCCGACGGGTATTCCATGACTGATACAATTGACGATGCTAACGTGATCCTTGTAAATACCTGTGCCGTACGCGACAATGCAGAGCGCAGAATACATGAGCGCCTGGGACACCTGCAATTTCACAAAAAGCAACGCGACAATGTTGTGATTGGTCTGTTGGGCTGCATGGCAGAACGACTGAGATCCAGACTCCTTGAAACCGAACTCGTTGACATTGTTGTTGGCCCGGATGAATTCCGCAAAGTCCCGGAATTGGTGCGGCATGCACTTACCGGCGAAAAAGGAATTGCTGTACGCCTGTCAAAAGTTGAAACCTACGACAACATCGAGCCACTGCGCACCGACGGTATTTCGGCATGGATCAGTATTATGCGTGGCTGCGATAAGTTCTGTACATTTTGTGTGGTGCCATTTACGCGCGGCCGCGAGAGGTCTCGCACGCTACCACTCATTACCGATGAACTGAAGCGCCTTGCCGACCGCGGGTTTAAAGAAGTGACTCTCCTAGGACAAAACGTAAACTCGTATCGTGACGAAAAGACGGGTGCAGACTTTGCCGATCTTCTGCATGCATGTGCAGTTGCGGTGCCCGGCATGCGCATCCGGTACACTACCAGTCATCCGCAGGATATGACGGATAGTGTTATCCAGGCAATGGCTGCACATGATAATATTTGCAAGTATATCCACCTGCCTGTTCAGAGCGGCTCGAACCGAATACTGGAGCTGATGAACCGCACATATTCCATTGACACCTACATGCGGCGCATTGAAACAATTAGGAAACTCATTCCCGAATGCGCACTATCTACCGATATCATTGCGGGATTTTGTACCGAGACCGAGCAGGATCATCAGGATACACTCGAGATTATGCGCACCGTACGCTACGATGGCGCATACATGTTTGCCTACTCGCCAAGAGAAAACACAAAGGCCTGGAAGATGGGCGATGACGTACCTAACGATGTAAAAAGCAGACGCCTCACCGAAATCATTGACCTGCAGAACAGTATCTCGCGCGAGATTAACCAGGGTGAAATCGGACGCATCCACGATGTACTGGTTGAAGGTCCTTCCAAGCGCAATGCCACTGAGTGGAAGGGCAGGTCCGACACAAACAAAACCGTGATCTTCCCTCATAGCGATCAGGCAGACTACGATGTTGGAAGCATTGTAAGAGTACAGATCGAGCGAAGCAATAGCGCAACCTTGTTTGGCACCCGGGTACCCAAAGCCTGA